The Vigna unguiculata cultivar IT97K-499-35 chromosome 1, ASM411807v1, whole genome shotgun sequence nucleotide sequence TGTTGTTCTTCAATATCCAACCATTCCATTTTTCCTTTGAAACCTTCCGTAAATGCTCATCAAATCGATCATTTCCTGACTAGGCCTCTACTAATGTTGGCCTACCACTAAACAACCCCTTCAGCCTGAGCATTGCTATGCGTAGGGCTGTAAGAAGCCATCAAGATTTTACTGATTTGGACCTTTAACCCCTCCAGCCTAAGCATTATTATGCGTAGGACTAGAAGGATCCATTAGAAATTTCTCTGTTTGAGGTCGTGTAACATTGGATCTTCTTTAAAAGTTTGGCTTTCATAAATGGGTGTTTCATTGCATTAGTCAGGCAAACCATCATTCCCCCAAGATTGCATCCTCATACGTCTTTTGTTTCTTTAGAGATAGATAAACTTAACTAATGAATAATACAGATTAATTTTATTGCTAATAGTTTAgttaattttggtttaaaacaattcaattaattaaggTTAAGTACAATTAAGTTAGTTTTGCCATGTTCTGCATATAAGAAAATCCTACACCCTTTCAGATCTATCGCTATCAATTCTATACAACTCactagaaaaatattatataaaccCCTTGCATACATGTTGTAAGTTTGTCATttcattatcttttctttttctcaactAGGAAcaacatatttcatattttcaatgCAACCAActgtaagttttgaaatggttgaaatgccaaaaagggggttgaattggttagttaaaaaataaggtgACTTATAAAAGCCTAAAATagttttcaattgaatcaaatcaatCACCAAGTATGGATGCAAGCACTCATGGATTGGACACTTCCAATctatcaaaaacagagttagccgattgatttcattaaaaagaTACAAACATAAACAGTATTGATAGAATCAACATGTTAAATCACAAAAGCAGTCGACTGAAAAATTGGGAAAACTGCATAAATGCGAATTTGTGATTTAAAGCAAGATCAATATGAAAGATCAGTCAAGATATGTTCAAATGAGTTACACAACATGAGCAATGCTGCAGATAACATCATATCAcaattcttcaaatttaaagtgtaatacaagagagaagggttagagaaGTGATCAATGCAtaagatttttatactagttcactcaaatcAGAGATACATCCAATTAGTCAGGACAACTcaagcttgactttgcactatttcaaaagatttaaaaagtttacaacatgacacttttaaaatatgcaagatcacacacacacacacacacacaatgaCTCTTGATTCACACAAGAATCAAACCAGCATAGCAAGacacctcttgcagacctggaaaaccaccaagcacaaCCTAAAAGCTTAAGAAATATCAACCTCAATGGTAGAACAACCTTACCTACCACAACCACCTTCTCCAAGTTTCAAACACCAAGCAAAATGCTCCAAGAATGAtacaagatcaatcttcaaaaACTGCACACTGTttgatcacgaaagagagagaattCCACAATTTCCAGTATGATTTCGCGCTAAAAAAATGGTCTTcatacctctctttcgaaaaataCAACTTTTATAATCAAACTGTTacaatttaatatgttgatttcaaatcaatcggtttatttcacttaacttaagtgaaatcagtcgattacaaaataaatcaattgattgaataagTTTCAGTTAAGACTATTGGAGCTAACCTTTTAATCAGTTAAATtccattcaacaaattaaaagacactATTTAACCTATCGAAAAAcatttcaacagattaaaagacacaactAAGACCCTacatttaattaatacaaactggtctacaacatgaattacaatcTTCAGGCTTGTTTTCCCTATGATTAATCCAGATAGAGAGCACACATACAATGCTTGATTAACACGTGAAACATCAAATCTCCATATCTTCATCAATGGAAGCATGGCTCCAACATGTTCCAAGTAACTTCAAGTAtattcatcaaatcttcaagcaccAAATCATCTAGGCTATTTATGCCAAGACCAACTTGTTTAAGACACAAACTAACCATGATTTACTAATTCAAGACTCTCTAATATAAAAGTGCTATAAACATCTCTATAAGATCTTactttaactttaaatatatctCATTTTTGTcacattattttcaattttttactttaaataaaacataaaaatcttATTAAACTTGAACTTCTTACAAATTTCTATTTgcacttcaattttttttaaatcttaaaaagttaatttaagacacttgaaattttaatatttcaatacaCTTGAAATtctatataaaagttaatttttcaatgcatattttaatattaattaaaattatttaaatatgaaataaaacctatggattttatgattttgaaagCATATCaacttattaattataaaaatatgtgagcaaatacaaatacaaatgagATGTTAAGGGAAACCAAATTTTAGTAAGACGAATGAGTTATTATTCTTTCTATGTTTCATTTTAACCAAACCAGAAAAAAGAGACTTATTTCCACCCTGACACACTACTCATTTTCAAATCGAATCATTCCTTAATAATCTAAACAAAGGTTTAACGTGACCAAGGAACTTTTTGGCCCAAGAAACAGAGTTTCCTTCAACCTTTACAAGAGCACAGTAGAAGACGAAAAATTTGACCATTTtgaacaaattcatatttttttttttcaaaatgatgACATGGGTTGCACACTTGTCTGCACGTTGAAAACCATCTACATATTATGCGCTTATTTTTAGCTCAGTCTGTTTGGGTTCAGTTTCAATTCTCTACACTACGGCACTGTTCTGGAAAAGTAAAAGACACTTATTAAAGCAAAGTAATTAAGAAAaggtctatttttttttttgttaagttgaagTTGAAAGTAATAGAAAGAGAAGTGAATTATGAATTGAAAGTCTGGAGTCGTTGAAACACAACGCATTTAATAAGCTCTAAAATCAGTTGGTTCCTTAGCATATTTTTtccctttatatttttttggcaTTCATACCCAACAACTTAACTCCTCCACCCTCCCTCACCACGGAAAATCAAACAAAAGACAAGAGATAGCGATAAAGGAAGAAAATCAGGGACCATAGTAGGCAGAGAAGAGGAAAAACCCCGGCTTTCTTTGTTTTCCGAGGAGCAGTGAAGAAAGTGAAAGATGGGTAACAGTTTTATTTGCATGACTAAGAGGATTCGAAAGATGTTGGATCGAGAAGCAAGAGAATGGGTAGATCACAGAGGAAGCTTGTGAACGAGGAAGAGTTGCATCTTCAGGCACTGTCCTATGGCACTTCAGCAGCATCAATTGTCTCAGAGGTTCGAAGGGTCCATGTCTCGGCGAATTGGCTCCTCTAGAAGGCATGCGGTGTCTGAATCTTTTTCAGCCAACAAGCAGGTGTGTGcctgttttgtttatttaattatttattatattatatttgccACGAATTGTGGGTTTTGATtgaaaagttttgatttttgaatCATTTATTCACTGCCAAAAAGTAGCTTGTCATGATTAAGATCTTTGTGTATATGGGATGGGTAGAAGTGAAAACTAGTGTTTGTGATCAGTGCAGCATGTTGACCCAAAATATCAAGCCAGGGCTGAAAAGTGCACATACAAAAAGAAATCAAAGGGCTACTTTTTTcaggttttttatttatttttagataaaaaaggGGCTTGTTCCTTTGTGCCTCAAAAGGTGCATCTAGAAAAGTACATGGCCAATTCACTGTGCTTTCAAAGAAGATGCGATTTGTTTATGATTAGTTGCCCGCATCCTGTACTGGTTAACATACCCCACTTTCCTTGATTCTGTTATATACTTGTGCATTTTGACCCTAGCTGTTCTGAAGCTTCATGGGAAAATGCTTTTTCTTCTAGCCTTTTAGGATATTCTAGCACAATTGTCTAAAGAAAAAACTGGGGCTGTTGTTTCATGGTTGGAGATAGAATGTTTTGAGAACTAGAATGGAAAGGAAATTGGTTAGGAAGCGTTGTTGGTGGTCAGACATTAGCTATAATAGGGTATAACAATGCTATCTCTTTTTCGATTGTGcatgttaaaaagttaaaatatgtaTGAAATATTTGCCTTAGTGTATCCTGTGCAGGTTCCAATAAATCTGGagaacattaaaataaaaagtttgtacTAATCCATGGAGAAGGTTTTGGAGCATGGTGCTGGTACAAGACTGTTGCTCTTCTAGAAGAAGCAGGGCTGCTCCCAGTTGCCTTAGATCTTACTGGCTCTGGAATTGATCTCACAGACACTAACAGTGTCACTACATTGGCTGATTATTCAAAACCTTTGACTGTTTATCTCGAAAACCTTCCTGAGGATGAAAAGGTTTGGCTGTGTGACATTCAACATTCTTGTAACTTGAAGCATGTTATTATACatcattcttttatatttcatgAAGATGGAACTTTGCAGGTTATTCTTGTTGGTCATAGCATTGGTGGTGCATGTATTTCATATGCGTTGGAACATTATCCTCAGAAGATCTCAAAGCAATTTTCCTTTGTGCTACAATGGTATCTGATGGTCAAaaaccttttgatgtttatgcTGAAGAGGTATCCAGTTAGCTTCTTTTTGTTGACTTATGTGATCAGTTGAATTTTTGAGAGTGGTGAGATACAGTCCTACTTAAATTATTCACAAAAGCTTCCCAAGTATGGAACCATTTCTTACCAATTATGTTATATGTGGGACATGTATTGCACTTCATCCTTTCTAAACCTCTAATATGCTAGTTCTGGAGGAAAAAgttctttattttgtattttcttccTTGAGTGAACatgttttgtttagtttattatttCTGTTATTCTGATTCCATcccattttactttttttttggaatAGTTCTCACTAATTATCTGCACTGCAGCTGGGATCTGCTGAACGTTTTATTCAAGAA carries:
- the LOC114163600 gene encoding LOW QUALITY PROTEIN: putative methylesterase 12, chloroplastic (The sequence of the model RefSeq protein was modified relative to this genomic sequence to represent the inferred CDS: inserted 3 bases in 3 codons; deleted 1 base in 1 codon), with amino-acid sequence MGNSFICMTKRXSKDVGSRSKRMGRSQRKLVNEEELHLQALSMALQQHQLSQRFEGSMSRRIGSSRRHAVSESFSANKQVPINLENIKXKKFVLIHGEGFGAWCWYKTVALLEEAGLLPVALDLTGSGIDLTDTNSVTTLADYSKPLTVYLENLPEDEKVILVGHSIGGACISYALEHYPQKIXKAIFLCATMVSDGQKPFDVYAEELGSAERFIQESKFLIHGNGKDKPPTGFMFEKEQMKGLYFNQSPAKDVALAMVSMRHSPLGPIMEKLSLSTEKYGSGRRFYIQTLDDRALSPDVQEKLVRENPPEGVFKIKGSDHCPFFSKPQSLHKILVEIAQIP